AATATAGGGTTGCATCCACTAAAAACTGCAGAATGTGATTAACAGCCGGGCCCGCAAGTCGTATAATAATATAGACCTTATAATCCGACAATTATGACAGAGGATATTATATGAATGAATATAGGGATGTACAGGTTTCTTCGAACGCGATGGAAGTGCTCAAGCGGCGCTATCTTCTGCGCGATAAGCAGGGGAGAGTCATCGAGTCGCCCAAAGACATGTTTCTGCGTGTGGCCAATTATATCGCCGAGGCCGACCGGCTGTATGGCGCCGATGAAAATCGGGTGGAAAAGACCGCCCGCAAATTCTACGAGATGATGGCGGCGCTCGAATTTCTGCCCAACTCTCCCACCCTGATGAACGCGGGAAAGTCTCTCGGGCAACTCTCGGCCTGTTTTGTCCTGCCTGTGGGTGACTCCATGGAAGAGATCTTCGAGACCAACAAAAACGCCGCCCTTATTCACAAATCCGGCGGAGGTACCGGCTTCTCATTCTCGCGCCTCCGGCCCAAGAACTCCATTGTGGCTTCTACATCGGGGGTAGCATCAGGACCGGTATCATTTATGAAAGTCTACAATTCGTCTACCGAAGCGGTAAAGCAGGGCGGCACGCGCCGCGGCGCCAACATGGGAATCCTGCGAGTGGACCACCCCGATATTCTCGATTTTATCTCCTGCAAACGTGACACCTCCGAGATAACCAACTTCAACATTTCAGTCGCCGTCACCGATGCCTTCATGGATGCCTTAAGGGAGAATAGAAGCTATCCTCTTTTGAATCCACACACTGGCAGAACTCATGAAATCGATGGTGAAGAAGTACATCTCGATGCCCGCGAGGTTTTCGACCTGATTGTCGACAACGCCTGGGCGACCGGCGAACCCGGAATCATGTTCATTGATCGGGTAAACCGCCTGAACCCCACCAGACCTTCGGAGGTAATCGAAGCTACCAATCCCTGCGGGGAACAGCCGCTTCCGCCCTATGATTCGTGCAACCTTGGCTCTGTCAATCTCGGTCTGTTCGTGAAACAGCCGTTGCCGTCCAAATACACCATATCCTCACCCGAAGAGGGCATTGACTGGGATCGGCTGGGAACGGTTGTGCGAGCCGCGGTGCATTTTCTCGACAATGTCATTGACCGCAACAAATACCCGATTGAACCGATCGAAAAACAAACGAAAAAAAACCGGCGTATAGGGCTCGGGGTTATGGGATGGGCCGATATGCTTGTCCGTCTCGGACTGCCTTACACCAGCGACCAGGCTATCGAACTGGCCGGCAAAGTCATGGGTTTCATCGAAAGCGAAGGGCACAAGCATTCTTCGGAACTGGCCAAGGCACGAGGGAAATTTCCGAACTGGGATGGCTCCGTTTACAAAGAAGACAATATTGCCATGCGCAACGCTACGGTTACGACTATCGCTCCCACGGGTACTATTTCGATTATCGCGGGGTGCTCCTCAGGCATCGAACCATACTACGCCATAGCGTTCGAACGTAATGTCATGGACGGAACAAAGCTTACCGAAGTCAATCCGCTCTTCAGAGAGACAGCCGCAAGGGACGGGTTTTATTCTGATGATCTCGTTTCCAGGGTATCTTCGCGAAGAACGCTGGCCGATATAAAAGAAATCCCCGACAACGTCAAGGCTCTTTTTCTTACTGCCGCGGATATTTCGGCCGATGAGCACGTGCGTATGCAGGCGGCCTTTCAGAAACATTGCGATTCTTCGGTTTCGAAAACCATCAATTTCCCGGAATTCGCCACCCGCGATGATGTCCGCAGCGCCTATCTGCTTGCCTACGATTCCGGATGCAAGGGCGTGACAATTTACCGCGATAATTCGCGTCCCAACCAGGTCCTTTCTACCGGTGGCGCGGGCGCCATGGCAGTCATCGATTCCTCAAAAGTGGAAAAACGCCCCAACGTCCTGCCCGGCATAACCGAAAAGATAAGAACCGGCTATGGCAATCTTTATGTTACTGTAAATACACGCGACGGCCGGCCATTCGAAGTATTTGCCCACATCGGCAAATCCGGCTATACGACTATGGCCGATACCGAGGCTATTTGCCGGCTGATTTCCCTGGCCCTGAGATCGGGAGTCCCGGTGGGGCAGGTGATACGTCAACTCCGCGGCATCGGCGGCTCCAGCCAGATTTTTGCCGATGGCGCCAAGGTTTCCTCAATTCCCGATGCCATTGCGCAAGTTTTGAACAAGCACTTTGGGGATCCCGCAGAGAGAGTTGACAGTTTATCAACTTCGGGAGAAATTTGCCCGCAGTGCTCTGCGGCCATGAGATTAGACTCGGGCTGCTTCACTTGCGCATCTTGTGGTTATTCAACCTGCTAATTCTGCCGATATAAATTAAATGGGGTCACGGGTTGTATTGTGGCTGCCCGTGCCCGTTTACAGAGATTGAAAATGACAGTATCCAGCTTCATACCCAATGGTCGGACATCGCTGGTGAAGCGAGGGCAGACTTCCCTGCAAGTGCAGACTGAGTACGCCTTCAGGCCATACCCTCGTCTGACCACCACGGTCCTCAACAATGGGCAGGTTGTTCACAAGATCGAGAAAAAACTTGAACGACCGATTAGCTCCCAGGAAGAACAGTGCGAAGTAGAGCGCCAAATAAAGAGGCAGCACCACGAAATTGTCACCATAATAAAGCGGACCGCCAAGACCAACCCGTCGATGCTCAAGGACATCAAACAATCGTCCAATGACTATGCCCCGTTGACTGAAAAGATGCGTTCTATCGCCGGGGTGCAGAGAATATACGACCTCGACAGCGACGGCAACTTCCTGCAAAAAGAAAATGCGGCGCAATTCAAAAATGCGTTCAGCGCGCTCTTTAAAGGTCTGCGGGAGCTAATAGAAGTATTCGCCACCGTGCCCGGAATTACTATTACCAGGGAGAAAGGTGTCTATGAGGTGGAACGCGACCATCTCTACCTGGTATCTTCCGGCGACGAAATCTATATCGTTGTGGTGAAACCAACGGGCGAGGTAGCGGACTATGAGTCGGCCCTTAAAGCGGTGCTGGCTGAGTCTTTTATGGAATCCCCGAAAAAATCCTGACGCTGCTGTCAAAAGCAAACCGAACTTACCAAAAAAGCCTGCCGTATCCGGCAGGCTTTTTTCGTTATCTTAAGGAGAGAGGTCCGCTATTTGAAAAACTCCCATACTGTACGGTAAAGGGTTTTTATAGCCACTTCATCGCATTTAGTCTCGCTACCAGCCATGGGCCGGGTCACGGCGAAAACGCAGCGTCGAAGAGACGGCCTTCATTAGCTAAGTGTTAGAGAATTTCAAATGTCAACCCTCTCTCCATCTTAGTCCCATGATATTTTGTTCAATACTTTAATGCAATTACTTTTTGGTAAAAGTTGCGAGTCGCAGCGTTTTTTAATATGTTCTCACTGCATTTACGACCGGGACAGGAGTAAAGTTTGGTTAATTCGATAGGCCTTGACTTAGTTGAAGTTGCGCGAATAAGCAAAGATCTCGATAAGTACGGACGGCGCTTCGCCGAACGGGTACTAAGTGGTAATGAACTGGTACTTTTCGACAGGCGTCGTGATCGAGCGATCTTCCTGGCAGGACGTTTCGCCGCCAAAGAAGCCGTAATCAAAGGGTTGGGACACTATCTGGACGATCGACCCGCCTTCTGCGAAATCGAAATCGTTAACAACGCCTCCGGTCAACCCACCCTGAGATTACCCGCCTCAATTGAAGAAAAAATCGGAAGCTATCGTTGCCTTATATCCATCACCCATGACAAAAACTACGCCGCCGCCGTCGCGGTATTTCTGGAGGAAAAATGAATCAGCAGCAGATAATCGAACTGTTCAAATCATCAAACGCCCTTCTGACAGGCCACTTCAAACTGACATCGGGAAAACACAGCGATGTTTACTACGAAAAATTCACTTTGCTCAAACAGCCGACACTGTGCACCAAAATCTGCCAGGAGATGGCCGCGCGATTCAGCGGCAGCGGCGCGGTGACCGTCGTGGGTCCCACCACCGGCGGGATTATAATCGCCTACGACATCGCCAGATATATGGGCATCGAAGCCATCTACGCCGAACCCGGCGATGAGGGGAGAGTCTTTAAGCGCGGCTTCTATCTGGAAAAAGGACAAAAAGTGGTTATCGTCGATGATGTTCTCACCACCGGAAGGTCAGTCTTTGAAGTCATTGACCTGGTCAATTCCTACCAGGCCGAAATAGTCGGCGTCGGCCTTATGCTCGACCGGTCCAACGGTACCGTAAAATTCGACTATCCGTATTTCGCGCTCGCCACCGTCGCGGCCAACGCCTGGCCGCCCGAAGAGTGCCCGCTTTGCGCCAAAGGAATCGAAATCACACAAAGAGGTAGCCGGAAATTTTAACAGGGGCTGATACGGGTCACTGAGGACCTTCGGCTATTTGTCAGATAGCGCTGGCGACTTCGACCGGGTGCAGATGAAGAGGAAAGTCGATGCTGATCGATGTTCCCATACCGGGAGCCGAATCGATACTGATCTTACCGTGATGGCTTTCGATGATTCGCTTGCAAACCACCAGTCCGAAACCGTGACCCTTCTCCTTCGTCGTAAATTTCTCGTGAAATACTCTGCGAAGGTTCTCGGGCTGGATGCCAACTCCCGTGTCGGTGATGGTAACCCGAAACGATGTACGGTCTTCGTTGGGGGCCGCGTTCAGAGTAATCTCTCTTCGCTCGCAGTCCATCATAGCATCGGCGGCGTTATTGAATAAGTTATAGAGAACCTGCTGGATATGAACCGTATCGGCCTCGAACGGCAGCGGCTCGCTGATAGCAACCAGATTAATCGTCACCTGCCTGAATCGTCTCTGCGGCTTCAAGTAGTCGATGACCTCTTTGATGAGTTTGTCAAAGTAGACAATCTCCTTGGTTGTCGAAATGGGTCTTAAATCCATCAGGTTCGCCGTAAAATTCTTGATCTTCCCGATATTGTCGGCCATCACCGAAACATAGCGCTCTAATTCGTCATAGTTCTTCTTCTTGAGTTGATGATCCAGAAGTGAAAGATTGCCCGCCACCACGCCCAGGAAGTTGTTCAGCTCGTGCCCTATCTCGGCCGACATTTCACCACGGGTCGCCATCTTCTCCAGCTGAATGGTCTCGTCCTGAAGTTCCTTCAGACGAGTGTAAGCATTCTGCGCCTCTTCGAGAAACTCAAGGTTCTCAAGCGACATTGCCAGCTGGTGCGTCGTAAATGTAAGAAATCTCAGGCTTGAGTCCTCCACTCTGGCCGAATTCGAATCCACGCAGATTATCAGAACGCCATAGACAGATGATCCCCGGCATACCGGCGTCACCAACGCCAGCCGTCCATCCTGCTCGAGCGAAGGCAAAATGTTGTGTTCAAGATTCTGATCGGCGAGGTGTCGGAAGAGGGGGTGTTCGCTCAGCGATGACACCACCATGGGCTGATGTACATGCTCCGGCTCAAGGTGGTTTACGCCTTCCAGCCAGACCCGTTCGGGGAGTTCCGTTTCCGCGATATCCTCGCCGCTTACCGACAGAACGCGTACATCCGCCGTATTGCTGTTCCAGTAAAGGACCGAGCCATGACTCGAATTGCAGTGCATCATGGCAAAACGTAGCGAGATCGTAATCAGGGTCTTCTTGTCTCCGACAGTGAACAGCATGTGATGTAAATCCGACAGCCGGTCAAGCTGCGTATCGGATTCTCTGGAGTCGGCTTCCCTTTTGATCTTTTCGACCGCGTTATGGACAGCCTGCCGCATTTCCTTAAGCTCAAACGGCTTAAGAATATAATCGGAAGCCCCCTGCCTGAGAGCATCCTTGGCCGAATTGAGATTGGCGTAACCGGTGGTGAAAATTACGGCTATGTTCGGATAAGACTTGCGGACTTTCTGAACTAATTCGATACCGTCCATTCGGGGCATGCGAATATCAGTGATCAGAAGTTCCACCGCCCTTTCTTCAATGCTTTCAAGCGCCTCGAAAGCATCTGAAGCGGTTCGCACGACGAATCCGTCCTCTTCCAAAGAATCACGCACGAGAGATAGGACCACTTCTTCGTCGTCAACCACAAGTATGTTTATGTCGCTGTTGGCAAGCTTACTCATAAGCGCGAATCTCGGAAAGTAACTTTTTCACGACCGTCTTGACCTCGGTCAGGTCAAACGGCTTCTTCAGACAACAATATGCTCCTGCCTGCTGGGCAAGCTCCGAAAGCTTGTCGGGAAGAGAATCGGTCATAACAAACATCATGTCGGGCTTGGTCGCGGTAACCGCTCGCAGTACTTCAAATCCGTTTTTGCGCGGCATGTGAATGTCGCACAGGACAAGCCCGTAATCGCCGGATAAAGCTTTCTCAATCCCATCCTGACCGTCAAACGCGGAGTCGACCTGATACCCCAGATCGGAGAGATACTCGGTGAGTAAGTTCCTGATAACCTCTGAGTCGTCTATAATCAGTATTTTTACCACGATGACTCCTCAGGCCCCTATGGCGGTTGACACCGCCTGCAAAAGCTCTTTGATACTGAACGGCTTGGACAAAAACGCGCAGGCCCCGCAGTTTACGGACTGGCTTACGGTATAAAGACTCGAATAGCCCGATATGACTATTACCTTTGGACGCGGATCGACATCACGGGCATACTTTACCACTTCCTCGCCGGACACCTTGGGCATCTTAAGGTCAGTGATTATCAGATCAAAGTTGTTGGCCGACAACTGCTCTATGGCCTCATCGCCGTCACAAGCCATACTTATCTGATAATCCTCATTGAGGACTTCGTAAAGGAACTCCCGGATTATTTCTTCATCATCAACAATTAGAATAGACTTTTTGTCCATCAATTAGGCCGCTTACTTATCAGATTTACCCGAAACTATGTCCAAAAAACCCTTACTCTGGATATCGGCCCCCGCCTGGGCTTTCTGAACCGGTAATATTACCGTGAAAGTGGTCCCTTCACCGGGGGCTGATTTCACCTTTATCTCTCCGCCATGTTCCTTGATTATCCCGTAACTTACCGACAGGCCCAATCCCGTGCCTTTTCCGACCTCCTTGGTCGTAAAGAACGGCTCAAAGATCTTCTTGATGTCCTCCGGCGGGATTCCCACGCCTTGGTCCACACAGAGAATCTCTATCGCTCCTCCAAATTCACCCAAAGCCGGGCTGAGCCGAGTTATCAGTTTAATCTCGGTATTGGGCGGCGAAGCGTGCATGGCATTGATTATCAGATTGGTCAACACCTGCTGCAGCTGCCCGGCGTTCCCCTGAACGGCAGGCAGATCATTGGTGGTCTGGACCACCAGCGATATCTGGTTCATGCTGAGCTGATGTTCCACGAAAGTGCAGGTGTCGTTGATCACCCGGTTGATATCAACTTCGGCAAACTCACTGGTCCTTGAGGAGCGCGAGAATCTCAGGAGATTCTGGACAATTGTCTTGCACCGCCGCGCCTGTGTCTCGACATCCGTAAGATATCGAATGTAATTGTTCAACTCCCTGGCGGTTATCTGTTCTGGATTGACCTTTTTCATTTTCTCCAGCGCGAATTGCGTATACCCCAGAATTCCACCCAGCGGATTGTTCAACTCGTGGGCCACTCCCGCCGCAAGCTGCCCGATGGCGCTCAGCTTCTCCGATTGAATCAACTGCGTTTGCGCCTCCTCGAGTTCAAGCGTGCGCTCGATAATCTTCTCTTCCAGCGTGCGATTATACTGCTCGATTTCCTGACGCGATTGCTTGAGTGACTCCACCATCTTGTTGAAAGTCGTTGCCAACTGACCTATCTCGTCGTGCTGCTTGACAACAACCTGCTGGCTGAGATCACCCTGGCTGATCTGGTCGGTCGCGACCACCAGCCTCTTGATCGGCCTGGTTACGAACTTCACCAGCGATGTCAGGACCACCAGCGACAGGATCAAAATCAGCACCGTCAGGCCAATCACGCTTCTGGTGGCGTTGGCAATGGCTTCATTCACGACCTCCAGCGACAATATAAGCCTGATACTTCCGATCTTCTCCATCACGTAAGGTGGATCAATAGCCCCATCAAGATTTCCCGTAATACCCAGTGTCTCTCGATCGAGCTTCTCGGTTCGGGACAGTACCGGTACCGATATCTCTATGAACTCATTGCCTTCACTGTCCTGGAAATACAAGTGCCGGCAGTCGTTATGATTCACCTTGTCCTTGTGCTTTACTTCAGCCGATAACCGGTAACGCTCTTTTTCCCAGTATCCTATACTGGCCAGTATCTCTCCATCACTGTTCGATACCGATGCATACTGAACGAAATCGAATCGAGACAGAACATTAAGGGCGCTGAAAAGCTCGTACTTGGATTCAAACAGTACACCGCTCTCTACGTTCATCTGAAGCATTCTCACCATGGTCTCGCCATTGGTCTCCATTTCTCTTCGGAAACCATCGGACTGCTGCTCGATCAACAGGGCGCTGATTGAGACTATAACAGCAATCAACAGAGCATAAATCGGCAGGACAAATTTCGTCTGCAAATTGAGATTGCGGAAATATCCAAGAAGGTTCATCGATACACCTCCTTGGCTACGGCCACAAGCTCCTCGGGAATCGTTATGTTTATGCGCTTGGCCGTATTCTCATTATAATGAAACCAGATGACATCGGCCGAGGTGACGGCGATGCTGTCGGGGGATACACCACTGATGACTCTATTGGCGATGGCGCCGGCCTGAAGTCCCACGGCTTTGTAGTCAAAGTCCAGCGCGCACAAAGCCCCCGATTCCACCACATACCTCGAAAAACCCATAAAAGGTATCTGCTTGCGCACCGTCTGAAGCAAAATATATCTGGTGGACTGGGGCTTGAACAGATTCGGATCGGCCACCGACCACAACGCGTCAACTACCGATGTCAGCGAATCCAATGCGGCCGGAAGGCCCTTGTCACTCTCGACATTGAGAGCTACCAGCTCCAGACCCAGCTGACCGGCAACGATCTTCGCCTGGGGTATCAGACTCGCCGTGTTTTCGGTATAAAGAACCCCCAGCTTTTTTAACGAAGGGATTATTTTTTGGAAATAACCGAACTGGACATCTGTCGGAATGTCCAGCGACGCACCCGTTATATTCCGGCCCGGTTTCTCGTTGGATTCGACAAAGCCCGAAAGTTCAGGGTATTTTACGGCAGAGAAGACTATTGGAATATCTTCGAAATTTCGCTTTGCCAATTCCGTCGCCGAACTGCCAATCGTCAATATCAACGTCGGCCCGAGACTTCTTATGGCGATCACTGTGGATTGATCCTCCACACTGTCTCTGCCGATGGTGAACGACGTGAAACTTGCCTGAGGATACTCCTGAGCAATCACCTTTTCAGCGCCGGCCAAAGTCCTCAAAGTTGAGGTCGAACTGTCACTTGTCAACACCGCGATCTCTATCGGAGCGCCATAGGTCGTCGAGGAGGACACCACTGCCGCTACGGCAACCCCAATAGCGTATAAGACATTTTTGAGGCTCGGGACCATAGGATGAAAGAACTATCCTCTTTATTTCGTTACAGGATGAGCGGTTACGGTAATCGCCCGAAAAAGGCGCAATTATCCACCCTGTCTTTCGAATTATCGGATTCCTTGAGAAAAACTTGACGGTCCCGGTACCATTCATAATGGATAAAAAGCGCCTTGTTTCCTGCCTTTTTGCCCTAAAGGGGGAATAAAGATTTTTTGTGCCCTACCGATAAATTAGTAAACCGCGCCGCCCGCGCGACAGAGAGGTTTCAACAGTAACAAAATGACGCCATTTCCAAAATGCATTTGCGGAGAATATCTTTCATGCCCGAAAGCAAATTCCGTTCCCCTATAATACTGACACTGCTGTGTCTGCTCGCGGCTCCGGTAGGTGCCAGTGTTACCGGAAAAATATCCGGTGTGGTCACCGATTCCAGCACCGGTGCACCAATCGAGGGAGCCACTATTCGAGTCGTCGGCACCAATATGGTCACGGTCAGTGACGCCGACGGCGAATACTTTGTTATTGATATACCCGGTGGCAAGTACGATATCACCGCCACGACCGTCGGGTTTGAGCCGCTCATAAAAAAAGATGTAAGAGTCCTCGTAGACCTCACGACCCCGGTCGATTTCACCCTCAATGAAGAAACCGTCGAGCTCTCTAATCGAGTGGTGGTCATGGCCGATAACCCGATCATCCAGAAAGACCTGACCGCCTCAAAGGTGATCTTCACCTCGGATCGTCTAAAAACACTCCCTAACATCGTGACCGTGCAGTCGGTGTTGACGAATTATCCGGGCGTGATTATTGATCGTGAACAGGATCTGCACGTCAGGGGGGGGCGATCCGGCCAGGTGAGTTACTACTATGATGGTTTCTCGGTGCAGGATCCTTTTGTCGCTAACTCCGGAATCCACATTATTCCGAACGCCCTGGAGGAGTTGACCCTTACGTCCGGCGGGTATGCTGCCGAGTACGGCGAGGCTCTCTCGGGGGTGGTTAGTGCCGTCTCGCGCGAGGGTACCTCGGAGTATCACGGCGGCATAAAAACTTACCAGGGCTACACGCACGCCTATGATATAAACTCAGCCGACTGGAGTGATCTGAGGAATGTGGGCAATAGATCCGTCTCGGCCCACCTTTCAGGACCGCTTCCGTGTGTCAACTCCAGACTTTACACCTTCAGCGTTGCCGGAGAATATCTGCACGACCCCACTGACCTGCCTCACAACGGCCAGGCATCTTACACCGGAACGGCGAAATTCTCGGCACAGCCGTTTCAAAAGGTCAAGCTGGTATCGAATCTGACATATTATGAGGCGTCCGGAGAAAAGTTTGACCACCGCGATGTCAACAATGTCTCCTATGATATGAATCTCGATGGACTGCCGGTCTTTGAGAAACAGTCCTATTTGCTCGGACTCTCCGGAAACTACTACTTCAATAAGAAGTTCGTTGTCTCAACAAGATATAACCGGTTTTACACCTACACCAAGTCGGCCCCGCAACATCTGTTCAATGTCTACTGGTCCGATTGGCCCGGTTACTCCGAGGATTCCACCGGCACTTATAATGGCACTATCGATGATGACAATTATCTTAACGATGTCGATTGGAGCGACCCAATGCAGGTCGTCGGCTTTACTGACGGTGATGACTACGAACCGAGTTTCAGACTTCGCGAAACTACCTATGATGCCTTGCACCTGAGC
This genomic stretch from Candidatus Zixiibacteriota bacterium harbors:
- a CDS encoding vitamin B12-dependent ribonucleotide reductase yields the protein MNEYRDVQVSSNAMEVLKRRYLLRDKQGRVIESPKDMFLRVANYIAEADRLYGADENRVEKTARKFYEMMAALEFLPNSPTLMNAGKSLGQLSACFVLPVGDSMEEIFETNKNAALIHKSGGGTGFSFSRLRPKNSIVASTSGVASGPVSFMKVYNSSTEAVKQGGTRRGANMGILRVDHPDILDFISCKRDTSEITNFNISVAVTDAFMDALRENRSYPLLNPHTGRTHEIDGEEVHLDAREVFDLIVDNAWATGEPGIMFIDRVNRLNPTRPSEVIEATNPCGEQPLPPYDSCNLGSVNLGLFVKQPLPSKYTISSPEEGIDWDRLGTVVRAAVHFLDNVIDRNKYPIEPIEKQTKKNRRIGLGVMGWADMLVRLGLPYTSDQAIELAGKVMGFIESEGHKHSSELAKARGKFPNWDGSVYKEDNIAMRNATVTTIAPTGTISIIAGCSSGIEPYYAIAFERNVMDGTKLTEVNPLFRETAARDGFYSDDLVSRVSSRRTLADIKEIPDNVKALFLTAADISADEHVRMQAAFQKHCDSSVSKTINFPEFATRDDVRSAYLLAYDSGCKGVTIYRDNSRPNQVLSTGGAGAMAVIDSSKVEKRPNVLPGITEKIRTGYGNLYVTVNTRDGRPFEVFAHIGKSGYTTMADTEAICRLISLALRSGVPVGQVIRQLRGIGGSSQIFADGAKVSSIPDAIAQVLNKHFGDPAERVDSLSTSGEICPQCSAAMRLDSGCFTCASCGYSTC
- the acpS gene encoding holo-ACP synthase codes for the protein MVNSIGLDLVEVARISKDLDKYGRRFAERVLSGNELVLFDRRRDRAIFLAGRFAAKEAVIKGLGHYLDDRPAFCEIEIVNNASGQPTLRLPASIEEKIGSYRCLISITHDKNYAAAVAVFLEEK
- the pyrE gene encoding orotate phosphoribosyltransferase translates to MNQQQIIELFKSSNALLTGHFKLTSGKHSDVYYEKFTLLKQPTLCTKICQEMAARFSGSGAVTVVGPTTGGIIIAYDIARYMGIEAIYAEPGDEGRVFKRGFYLEKGQKVVIVDDVLTTGRSVFEVIDLVNSYQAEIVGVGLMLDRSNGTVKFDYPYFALATVAANAWPPEECPLCAKGIEITQRGSRKF
- a CDS encoding response regulator, encoding MSKLANSDINILVVDDEEVVLSLVRDSLEEDGFVVRTASDAFEALESIEERAVELLITDIRMPRMDGIELVQKVRKSYPNIAVIFTTGYANLNSAKDALRQGASDYILKPFELKEMRQAVHNAVEKIKREADSRESDTQLDRLSDLHHMLFTVGDKKTLITISLRFAMMHCNSSHGSVLYWNSNTADVRVLSVSGEDIAETELPERVWLEGVNHLEPEHVHQPMVVSSLSEHPLFRHLADQNLEHNILPSLEQDGRLALVTPVCRGSSVYGVLIICVDSNSARVEDSSLRFLTFTTHQLAMSLENLEFLEEAQNAYTRLKELQDETIQLEKMATRGEMSAEIGHELNNFLGVVAGNLSLLDHQLKKKNYDELERYVSVMADNIGKIKNFTANLMDLRPISTTKEIVYFDKLIKEVIDYLKPQRRFRQVTINLVAISEPLPFEADTVHIQQVLYNLFNNAADAMMDCERREITLNAAPNEDRTSFRVTITDTGVGIQPENLRRVFHEKFTTKEKGHGFGLVVCKRIIESHHGKISIDSAPGMGTSISIDFPLHLHPVEVASAI
- a CDS encoding response regulator, yielding MVKILIIDDSEVIRNLLTEYLSDLGYQVDSAFDGQDGIEKALSGDYGLVLCDIHMPRKNGFEVLRAVTATKPDMMFVMTDSLPDKLSELAQQAGAYCCLKKPFDLTEVKTVVKKLLSEIRAYE
- a CDS encoding response regulator — protein: MDKKSILIVDDEEIIREFLYEVLNEDYQISMACDGDEAIEQLSANNFDLIITDLKMPKVSGEEVVKYARDVDPRPKVIVISGYSSLYTVSQSVNCGACAFLSKPFSIKELLQAVSTAIGA
- a CDS encoding ATP-binding protein, which translates into the protein MNLLGYFRNLNLQTKFVLPIYALLIAVIVSISALLIEQQSDGFRREMETNGETMVRMLQMNVESGVLFESKYELFSALNVLSRFDFVQYASVSNSDGEILASIGYWEKERYRLSAEVKHKDKVNHNDCRHLYFQDSEGNEFIEISVPVLSRTEKLDRETLGITGNLDGAIDPPYVMEKIGSIRLILSLEVVNEAIANATRSVIGLTVLILILSLVVLTSLVKFVTRPIKRLVVATDQISQGDLSQQVVVKQHDEIGQLATTFNKMVESLKQSRQEIEQYNRTLEEKIIERTLELEEAQTQLIQSEKLSAIGQLAAGVAHELNNPLGGILGYTQFALEKMKKVNPEQITARELNNYIRYLTDVETQARRCKTIVQNLLRFSRSSRTSEFAEVDINRVINDTCTFVEHQLSMNQISLVVQTTNDLPAVQGNAGQLQQVLTNLIINAMHASPPNTEIKLITRLSPALGEFGGAIEILCVDQGVGIPPEDIKKIFEPFFTTKEVGKGTGLGLSVSYGIIKEHGGEIKVKSAPGEGTTFTVILPVQKAQAGADIQSKGFLDIVSGKSDK
- a CDS encoding ABC transporter substrate-binding protein — translated: MVPSLKNVLYAIGVAVAAVVSSSTTYGAPIEIAVLTSDSSTSTLRTLAGAEKVIAQEYPQASFTSFTIGRDSVEDQSTVIAIRSLGPTLILTIGSSATELAKRNFEDIPIVFSAVKYPELSGFVESNEKPGRNITGASLDIPTDVQFGYFQKIIPSLKKLGVLYTENTASLIPQAKIVAGQLGLELVALNVESDKGLPAALDSLTSVVDALWSVADPNLFKPQSTRYILLQTVRKQIPFMGFSRYVVESGALCALDFDYKAVGLQAGAIANRVISGVSPDSIAVTSADVIWFHYNENTAKRINITIPEELVAVAKEVYR
- a CDS encoding TonB-dependent receptor; amino-acid sequence: MPESKFRSPIILTLLCLLAAPVGASVTGKISGVVTDSSTGAPIEGATIRVVGTNMVTVSDADGEYFVIDIPGGKYDITATTVGFEPLIKKDVRVLVDLTTPVDFTLNEETVELSNRVVVMADNPIIQKDLTASKVIFTSDRLKTLPNIVTVQSVLTNYPGVIIDREQDLHVRGGRSGQVSYYYDGFSVQDPFVANSGIHIIPNALEELTLTSGGYAAEYGEALSGVVSAVSREGTSEYHGGIKTYQGYTHAYDINSADWSDLRNVGNRSVSAHLSGPLPCVNSRLYTFSVAGEYLHDPTDLPHNGQASYTGTAKFSAQPFQKVKLVSNLTYYEASGEKFDHRDVNNVSYDMNLDGLPVFEKQSYLLGLSGNYYFNKKFVVSTRYNRFYTYTKSAPQHLFNVYWSDWPGYSEDSTGTYNGTIDDDNYLNDVDWSDPMQVVGFTDGDDYEPSFRLRETTYDALHLSLINQFNKSNELKAGLEYRKYNVTWDFKQFYNTRPYGEKYISKPTYASLFLQDKMEYDYFVINLGLRYDYRNTDVTYTAWTITESGEPVPYLKEAESKQRLSPRFGISYPISDKSVMHMNYGVYYQVPQFLYLYTNMSGDVSSGYPLVGNPDLEPERTTSWEIGLDHLIGEAVKFDITAYYKDINDLVTTRSSFEVAGNSVTFFVNEDYGSAKGVDISVEKLPANDFITGSLSYGYMVAKGIGSDALEPYYTYLTSLEDTLAPLTEYPLDFDQRHTLTAVIDFRVPYDRHLKVAGLAIPGGWGINTVGHYGSGLPYTMTDVDGNRLGDRNSGRLPAYYTVDMRFNKDFRMSRGGSILSFFVEIDNLLNRRNIINVYSLTGCADDDGFNQTATLALSQEELDKWDALYDHDPQNYSPPRTIRTGLELHF